A stretch of DNA from Cryptococcus neoformans var. grubii H99 chromosome 14, complete sequence:
TTCAACAGAGGATTTCTGAGTTGACGAAGGCTAAGAAGGAGCCAAAGGGAAATGGAGCGCCCGCCGTTATTGTCCTTGGGCTAAGTGGGTTGAGATGTGCAGATATCGTTAGAGGGGTCAGAGATGTTAAGGGGAAAGGTGAAGTAGCCAAGGTTGGTATTTTACTGAGCCGGACATTCTAACTATGTCACTTATTTTACGCATATTAGCTTTTTGCCAAACATTTCAAACTCGCAGACCAGATCAAGTATCTCGAACGGACAAAGGTGTCCATCGCAGTTGGTACTCCTGCTCGAGTAGGCAAACTTCTTGCTGAAGGTATGTCCTCATCTGTCACCGACTGCTTTCTGTTTTTACGTGTATTGATGGGCTACAGGTGCTATCAAGATCTCGAAAGATACCGTCCTCTTGCTCGACATTGGACACCAAGATAGCAGTACGTCATTGTTTCCTCTCGATGTCCATAACCATCGGAGTTGACGAATATTGCAGAGACAAGGACGATTCTCACTCTTCCTGAAGTAAGAGATGAACTTTGGAAATCAGTTTTCAGCGgagcagcaaggaagaCGTTGCTCGACAATGGAGTCAAAATTGGTGCATTCTAGATGACATTGAATTGCGCTATTGCGGATGTACGTTACTTTATAACTGTGTGTTCTTTGGCCTTTGTGATACCGCCAGGAGGTTTTCCGGTCCTAACCGGGGTTGTTCGTTATCGCGCAAGAAACATTGGTGCGAATGATTAATACTAATCATGTGACCTTTCAAGCACCAAATGACGGCGATATGCTGTATGTATTCTCTCCATACATCCAAACTGCGTGCGCCATGCATGCACAAGATGCAGCAGGCAGTATTTTGTACAAAGTCAAGAAaactccttcctccacttttttCTGAGTCCCGCTCCGCCACCGACCTCCACCACTGCAGGACCTCGACTTTCGTCCATGCACATGCCCGAGGCAACATGGATACTTGTCAACTAATAgatccttcctcctcacatcaagatcaaggagtTTGCCTCAATGGTTCCCAGTCGCGTGGTGTTGCTTGGCGTTAGCTGGACCTATATCCTTAGCAAGACCCAAGCTGCAACTACCACAATATGTCTTCTCCCCAGCCACTACAAGAGAACCAAAGACACCTTCCCCATTTTTCAACTTCTGACTAACGACATATAGCTCCCAACAAACATGTATTATATCCCTACAGTCATTATTGCAGACAAGAAAGTTGTCTCTTCTACGTCACCTGCACAAGGTTCTCCAAGCAGCAAGCCGCAAGATACAGAAGCACATCCTTGAAACTCAGCTTTATTTAGAAATGATTATGGCAATCCTTTGTAGATGATCCTTTGAACAAAGCTCGTAGGTAAGTACTGAGGATTCCGGGATCTTCGTTCTAATTTTACGAGCGGAGTGCAGAACTTCCAGGGGGCGAAGAATGGCCACGGGTCATGGTTATATAAAAAGCTAAATCCTTAACCAGCCGTCAGCTATCATTGGTATACTTCATCCTGTGGGGTTAGAAGAATGCAAAACTGTCCAAAAATGCCAACTGCAAGTGTTCAAGTAGAAATGTATGCCGTTTTCAATCGCGCATCTCGTAAGAAAACTATTTAACCCAGCAAAAGCGACTAAcgctcttttccttcgtgTTCTCATAAAAAAAGTGATTCCCCTCGTGCGCCACTCGATTCACCTCCAGCATACATCCggtctcctccccttcctgcTCAGAGGATGGTAATCGCAAGTCAACCATCTAATAAGTTGCAAAAAGCCGAGCAAGGCCgacaaggaggtggaggaagggagaatAGTGAGGCGTTGAGTGGGGATACTGTTGTGAGAAGCGAAGCTGTTTTAGCGGTATCGTGAGCATTTTCTCTCTTATTACGAGTAAGAGTCCTCGCTGATCAtatcttccctctcctaGTCATTCTAGCATGGACAGATCTCCTGAAGCAGACAGCTCAGCAATCGGAGATAAAGGTAACTGCAAATACAAGCGATGGTATCCCGGCGACGCATCACACGGTGGTCGACCAGCATGGTGGAATAAGGTGTTGTGTTGTGGTTATGGGATTGGCTGCTTGTTATGTCCTTGTGGGAGCTTGACTTGTCGGCATGAACGCAGTTAGGGGTCAGTAAAAGTTTGAAGTTCGGACAACTGTCTTACGAATAAGACTTAAATAGGACCGTAGTATGTACATCTTAAGATACGCCATCATGAAGCAGTTGGCGatgtcttcttcacattCTCCCCATCATTGCTGCACAATCTCTTCCCTGACGGGCTCCTCGACAGGCTCACAAACaccccatcttccaaccttctcctcccctttccaGAGCACATGacccctcttcccttcaCCTCGACGTTCATACTCGTGGAAAGCGGGTTTACTCCTTTTAGCTACCTTTTTCCGTCTAGCAGCTCTAACAGGGCCATCGAGCGAATCTGGATCTCGTGCAACCGCGCTTTCTGTTGGATTATTATTGTGATGGGCAACGGGTGGGGATGGGATAGACAGGACGGTGGAGCATGTGAGACATGTTTGGTTTGTCTTGTTAAAAGTGTTTCGGTTGGCTAAGGATTACAAGCCTCAGTCTCATGTATtattgaagagaagagctAGGAGAGACTCACGTCGATTTCGTATACGACTTGTAAGTCCTGGGATGAGGACAGTAGAGCAGACCCCGCAAATAGACCTCTTAAGCGATGGGTCACTATTTTATATCAGCCCCGTACCATCCTAGACAGGGATGCGGTCTCACAGCTTGAGTTGATTGTGCACAACCATAGTTTTAGTCTCTCTCATGCCCATTCTTGCCAGCTTTTTGAACGCTCCTTGATCCCCTGCACGCTCCACTGCCCGTCTCTTGCCCTTTCTATCCGTTACCAATTGTAcgtctccatctccatcagatgttgatgttgatggcCCTGCATCAATGCCAAGATTCTGCAGATAGATGGCAGCTTGATATGTGTAGTTGATCCGCTGAAAAAGGTCTTTGTTGAGGATCTGAGGCTGGGCTGGTTGTCTAGGTACTTGCGGTTGTTTTTTGGGGCTATTCTGCTTAGGCTGTTTAGCCTGGGTGGCTGTGGAAGCGCTAGACCCGTTGTTTACCATGCTTTCTAAGGAGTTTATGGATGACTATGTAGAATAGCGTATGCAAGGGTATGTTAGTTTCGATCTTTTCCGTTTTTTGAAGAGTCGGCTGTCTAACGCGATTTCGGCATGGTTGACCTTATTGTTCTCATCTTATCTCCGTGGATCTCAAACCTCATTTCTTTTCGTCTTACCTCCCACTGCGCTCTCAAAATGCCAGGCGCCCGCTCAGAAGGTATGTACACTCCAAAAATCAATATTAATATTGATACATAGGACGTGGATCAGAGCTGACTGGCTGACATCAACTGTCATCGCAATTCGTCAATGACCTTGTAGCGGGTGGTGTCGACAATCCATTGGTACTGGATAGTTCAGACTCGGACGACAATCTCTCAGGATTACCGCTGAATGGAAGAGGTATGTCCTGAGGTCACCCATCATGGACAAATTGCTGACATCAGTATCAAGTCAAACGGATTGATGGTAACGACCGGTCATATAAGAAGAAGTCGTTGACGTCCATGAGAAAGTCTAGTAAGATCGTTATGCCAGTACCCTATTATTTCGCTAACAAACAACATCACAGCTGTAGTTGACTTGACATTGTCCGACTCTGACGAGGCCGTTGAATCCgtcaatctccttcccgGCTCGAGTTCGACCCCCGATCGGGCAGCGCAAGCGGGAATATCAGACAAGCAACCAAGCCTTAGACGGCGTCCAAGACCATTCATGTCTATAGCGGattcctcttcaccaccaGAAAATCAGAATGTCATTAGTTTTTTGGGGAATCATTCTCAAGAGATAGGAGAGCTGCCTAGTCCGCCTCTAGTTGAGGATCGTGCGGCGCCGAATAAAATGGAACTTGGTGGGGAGAACATTGCTGGTCAGAATAATGAGGCTAATGCTGCTCAAGCTGCGGTGCCTGTGTCTGGGACGCCTTCATTAACATTAAGTTCAAACAGACCGCAATCGGTCTCTGGGGCTCAACTTGTTGTGGCTTCCTCTAGCAGATCTGCCATCAATTCTCCTCCCAGACGAACCCCTTCAATACCCCAACAGTCACCTTCGTCTCGTGCGACACCCTGCAGATCTGCCAGTATTGCGTCTTCCCGTTCAAGGCCCCCAACTCCTCCATTACCAGCAACACAGTCAACACCTGTAACTGTATCAAGGCGTCTAGCGTCCCCAATCCTCTCCCCTGTACAGGCTGTTTCATCAGCTATCATCTCGCCCACCATACCTTCAATACCCTCACACGCTTCACTTTCCGATCCTACAATACTTTCGCCGCCTTCAGCTACATCAGCACCTCCAAATTCCCCAATACCTTCTACATCCACTACAGTCCAGACTCCTGCAGCTGCTTTAACTTATGCACGCCCATCAACTTCTGCAGCGCCTTTACCTGTGATGCCTATATCCGTTACACCCGCTACAACTTCTCCAGCTGGTCCCGGACCATCAGCTCTTCAATCCGCTTCAGAAGCCACCAAATCATCTGACCAAAAAGAATCGCCAAGGAAAACGAACTCCAAACAACCGTCTTCCCCTTCAAGTACCCATGGCCGGTGGACGGATACACGGCTATTTCACACTCCTTCTAATCTGTCAGCTACATCTGGGAAATCTTCAGCAGCTTCGTCGAGATCGAAATCTCGGGCACCGTTATCTAGTCGTGCGGCTATGAGTGACAATGTTGCTGGTCCCTCGAAAACGACTTCTGTTTCATCAACCCATCCGCCATCTAGAGcctcaccttcatcccTACCCTCACAGTCACAAAGGCAAGTTCACCCAAGGCCACCATCCCGTGACGGCGtaggaaagagggagaagaaatcCAAGACGCTTTCTTCAGGTACTGGCCAAAGTACACCCTCAAAGTTCTCCTTACCAACTTCCGATGTGGCCTCAAATCAGAAAAATAAATCGACTGGTCTTAACGCGCTACCAAAAAAGCCGTCCAGTACACCGACCTCAAGTATCCCGCAGAGAACCAGTACATTGGCCACGGCCATGGCCATACGTCCATTTGTTCGATCAccaactcctccttccccccAATCGTCGTCTGAAGCTTCCCGATCTATCCAAACTTCTAGAGGAGCGGTAAAAGCCGCTCAAAATCAAGATAAAATTCATCCATTATCGACGGCATTGTCCATATCTTCCCATTCTAGGGAAGCAACGACAAAGGCCACCACACTTTTCCACACCACAAGTTCACCACCATCGCCCTCTCAATCTACTTCAGCGCCCACAAAATCGCACGTGGTATGGAATGCTCAAAAGTTAGGAACAACAGTACTTTCCAGCGAAAGGATACATCTTTCTAGAGGGAAGAGTCAGACAAGCGATTCTGTGGTTGCTCCGGCAGCTTCCCAGACTGCAGCCTCCTTGTCATATCCGGCAGGGACATCAGGTGGAGCTCGAGAGGCCGATAAGAAAGCCGTGGAAACCTCTTTTCACGCAGGACCATCCTCTGCTGATTTTGAGGCATTTGTACAGCCTTCTACAAGCGCTATCGCACCCACGACTGTGCGTCCCTCGGTGGCTCCACCTGAAGATGCTCCTGTTCTGAAGTCTGGTTCTATaatccatcctctctttcgCGCTGCGTCTGCAATTGGAGATCAGAATGCTTTTACCAAGACAGAAGCAGTTGGTGATGTGTTGTCACAAGGATCAAAGGGTCGGGCATCATCACCCCGAATAACAACTACTGGAGCAGTCTCGCATTTGGCGCCGCATGTTGATTTAGGCTCGAAAATTAAACCGACAGCAGCGCCGTCGCTCTTCGCGTCAGGTGTAACTACCAAAAACGTCGATGATCAGGATTCTGCGCAGCCACAAAACCAGACACCTCTTCCGTCAGCTATCTCTGTTtcgtcaaagaagaacCATGGGTCATTGTCCAAAGAGTCGAGCATCAAATCTGCTGCGTCATTTATCTCCAGTTCAAGCACCTTAGGCGATTCGGTCTCCGGACTCGGTAGAAAATCGCATCACAAATCGACGCAATCGATGCCCCAAAGTCCGCTCCCGACGACTAATACCAACAATAGTAGTGGTATAGAGGTCAACTCTTGGCTTAACCCGCAACCTTTCGGTCCTTCTTTCGCCGCTTCTCATTTGAGTATACATGCCAAGAAAAAgtggaaagaaagggaaagagggaaggagagggaaaaggaaaaggttcgagagaaggaaaaggcggaagaagagaatgagCAGTTGAGGCAAAGACGAATAGCAGATTTGGAGAAGCTCTCGGCAAATCTGGAACTCTATAAAAGACGTATGGACGTTGAATCCCGAACCCGTTCGATTCCTCGTGCGGATGGTGAAACCAGAAAGCGGCCGCCAAGTCCAGGAATCAGCGTAAGCACTGATGCGGAGGTGAGGGTTGTAAAGAGGAGCAAACCAACGTGGGCTATCGCGCCTGAAGGTGGACATGTCGCTCCTGCaatggagaaagaaagtgCAAATGTCAATAAGAAGGCAGCGGATGCCATCAAAATCAACCATCAACCGGCATCGTCTTATGCTCCCGCGTTTGCTACCCCTGCCTCACCTGCTAAGGCAACTAGAACTCCTCTATCTGTTACTGCCGGCTTGGGACCACCAGTCAATTCTTCCAGTTCAACCAGTACGCCTTCATTGCTTAGTCGTTCGATTAATTTAGGCATACTAAGGGATAAACCGAAAGATCATATGGACGATGACGACGGAGATGATTCGGCTGGTGGGTTGCCAGTCAGGAAAACCGGGAAAAATGGTGCTGTCGAGGAGCAAGTGGAGCAAGTCCGTCTGGATCTGGATGATGTCTCTATACACGGTAGTTCCCCGGCTGCGCCACTTTCTATTTTCACTTCACGGTTTAGGGATGTGTCTATCACGCCCTCTCGGATTCAAAAGACGTTAGAGGAGTCAGATAACGATGTTCCTATCCAACGGTATGCTGTGAAGGTAAATGGGAAACAGAAGGCGCAACGCAGCAAGGATAAGAGTTATGGAAGCGAGAGTGAGAATGATGTTCCTCTTAACTGGCCTtcaagaaaaggaaaggggagaACCGCTCCTGAACCTCAGGATAGTTCAGAAACACAAagggatgatgacgatgtgAATTTGGGATCAGGcgatggagaggagaggcCCAGCGACGACGATTCTATTCCTGTTCCACCGGCTCCCCTATTCAAAGATCGCACTGCTCATGTACGACAGCCCTTGCAGACACTTTTTAAAGGCGGAATTGTCGCAAAACATAGCTACCAGCGCCCTCTTGCCAAAGCTTCTGCTGTTTCCCCTGTTCCGAGTGCCAATCGCCCCTCCCCTGCGCCCTCTGCCAAAGCCGATCTGTTGCCCCAAAAGCGCAAACGTAGGCTCAAGAAGATTACCAGCCAGCAATGGCAACACATCGCACAGAACTCTCTGTCAGATGTTGACGACCTGCTAGGCGAATCttcaaagaagaggttgagTCCGGAGAATGCAGAGAAGCTCGGTGCCGATCTTTCTAAGCTCACAAGGCCTCGTGTTTTCTCTATCGTTTCTCGCTCAGAGCCCAGGACAAAGAGAGAACCtattgaagaagataatAATGAGTACTTTACGGATTCTGACTCACATACATCTGACGTCGCATTATTTTCCCAACATCCCgaccctcctcctcctccagagCGCATTCGCGAAGCGAAACGCAATTTCGATACGCGTAACATCGATCCATGGAACAGGCAGAAGCACACTTTTCGATCCAACCCGGCTTTGCATCGTGCCATCTTTGAGGCATATATTATGCAGTCTACGTCAATGGAAGAGTCGGGCGGAGATGATATCAAGGTGACGAATGATGTCGACGCTGATGGTGGTCCGCCGGACTTTGAGTTTGTATATTCAGATACTATGTTATATCCGGACGGTATACCACCGCCAGAGCTAGGTTTAGGGTGCGATTGTGATGGGCCTTGTGATCCGGATTCTGAGACTTGTACTTGTGTAAAGAGGCAAGAGCTTTACTTTTATGATCTAGGCTTGAAAGGTTTCGCATATGATGAGTAAGTCGTTTGCCTATCGAGTGCATCTTGTTCAGATTTTGATACTGTGATAGAAATGGCAAAATCAGAGAGAACTCTGCTTCCATTTGGGAGTGTAACGAACTATGTGGATGTCCTCCTGAGTGTATGAATCGCGTAAGTTAACCTCTATACTTTCCATTCTCTCTTAATGATTAATTTCATGTTAGGTCATCCAACGAGGCCGTGCCAGGGATACCGGAATAGAGATTTTTAAGACtaaagaaaaaggttgGGGCATCCGCGCTCGGTCATTCATACCCAGTGGAACATACATCGGCAGTTACACAGGAGAATTGATTAGGGAGGCGGAAAGTGAACGGCGAGGAGTTACCTACACCGCCATTGGTCGAACGTACGTCCCTTCCTTCGTACATCTCTCAACATCGTCCGACATCTGACACTGTCTCTTCTATTCACAGATACGTTTTCGACCTTGACGGATGGCAAATTCGGCACCCACCCAAggggttggagaagattgataAACGCGCCGCGGAATTGGCTGAAGCGGTGAAAATGAGAGCCAGAGCTGCAATGCGGGAGAGTCAAGAAGATGCTTATAATGCGTATAGTGGTTAGTTTCTTTCTCGTATCATAAACAAGGGACGAACAGGAACGCTGCTGATGATGCATAAATTTAGTGGATGCCTTCCATTATGGGGTACGTGCATATTGGTCTTGGGCAGAAAGCTGTTAGATTACTAACGACTTGTATGGTGTCTTTTCTGTTTATTGATCATAGAACGTGAGCCGGTTGCCCACTTGAAAAAGAGAGCAGAAGCTGATCCACTGCCTTAGTTTACCCGCTACTTTGTGAGAGGCCCGAAAATTTCGATTCGGATTTAGATACTGATCAAATGAGCTTTTAGAACCACTCATGCGATCCCAATTTGGCGATTACCCAAGCATACGTCAAGGACTTTCATCCAGAACGACCATTGTATGTCGCCATTTTTTAGAGTTCAGAAGTGTCGCAGATCTTCACTGAATACCGTTTCATAGACTTGTGATCTTTACTCGCCGAGATATTAAAAAGCACGAAGAACTTTGTATCAGTTACAAGGGTATACCCGTACGTCACACATATCCTTTTTTACCTTTTCGCTTTGCTTAAGAGATGTGGATGCTAACGACGTCCATGCTGACATGCaggacgacgatgacaTTCCATCCCCAGAACCtgtcaaaaagaagaaggggggTAAGGGCAAGAAACAGATGTCTAAGACATCTGCTTCGGCACATCCGCCAGAGATGACGGCTTTGAATTCAGACAAAGGCCTGGTGGAAGTGAAGGATATCTGTCGATGGTAAGTACAAACTTGGctgtcttctttttgtcCAAGGAGCCCATGTTgcaaagagaaagatgctGATGGGGTGAGGTAATGTGTAGTGGAGCGAAGAATTGTGATGGAAGAATGTTCAACTACGGCCCCTAGATGATCACAACGGGTTTGGGCAAAGATTGTATAGCGGCAAAGGAGTTGGCTGGTAAACAAGGACAGCATTCCTGTTGCGAAATTTATTTGTATGAGTAATCATCATTTTGGGGCGTATGTTGCCATTTTTGATTTAGGAATTTGTTTTGCATCTATGCACCATCTTCGCATATTGCTGCTTCTATTCTAATGCTGTCAGTTGACTTCAGTGCTGTGTTTGATCATGATATGGTATTCCCGGCTGGATAATTTGCCGGTTGGTTACTGATATCTTTGGGTGATTCGCCTAGAGTGTGGTCGAGAGCAAGTTGCAATTCATTCACGAGCTCTTCTGCAATTACCTATCAGCGATTGGCCTCACGATGCAAGGTCAAAAGGGATTTACTCGATTGCTTGAGGACCTGCTTATATTCTTCGTTTGCTATCTTGATCTCATCTTGCAATTCTATTAATCTCTTGGCCTAGACAAGTTCATTATGAATGTCAGCTGTATTCCGTTTTGATCTCTACGTCCAAGAATAAGAGGGGAAATCGTGGTGACGTACCCGCTCAGAGCTGTCTCCGGGCTTAGGGAGCCCATCGATGAGATGTTGGATATCTTTCGATCTTCTTACGATGTCGGCGACGAAGGTTTCAATAGCAGCTGAAATTTGCCCATTAGCTCACCAATTGTATTGAGCGAGCACCTAGTATCCCTCCTATCGTCCATTTTACTCGACTTCAGCACCACACAATGCACCAATCTTCCGATCCTCTGACTTTCCAAATGTCTCAAAACTCATCACACACCTTTATATTCCACTCGGTTGGCTGCATTAGGGGTCGATAGGGTCGTGGGGATAGATATGGAAGTTTGTTCGAACTGGGTGCGTTTGGTAATATATTCGATTGACGTTGAGGTGATCGTTAATAGCTAGGAATATCGAGGGCAGACCGGGTCAGCCATTGGTGACACTTGGGTATTCAGGTAAGGCGTGCTTACATCTAGGATGGCATCCTGCAGCTGAGTGATCCTGTCCTGTAATATGATATTGGTTAACATTTGCATGAGAAACAAGGATACTTGGGATACACACCATGTCAGTGGATAACTCTTCGTGGAGCATCGCTGGCGAACAGAGTGTATAATGCCAAGGGACATTGATATTCCCAGTCGTGCTTATCAAGAAGACTTGGACATGCGACTGGGGCAAATTAGCGGGTGCGAGGTATGGGAATAAGCTGGAATGTACGAGTCGTAAACATAGAAGAAGTAAGAGAACGGAAAAAAACGAGCCGGCTCCTGTTCCGGATCGCGATGgatttgttgttgtcatGGTGATTGTCATTGTCCTTGTTTACATCACCCATTCAAAGTAatcattttcttctcctttctcatAAGCAGCAAACTGTCTGCTTCTACAACACTCAATGTCCACGTCAACTGAGATATACGACTCCCTACGCTCCATACTCAGCCCTCCTCTCATCTCACGACATCGATCGTCATCCGAAATATCAGATGGCCTCAAGAGGATACGCAGAATAATTTTAACGGAGGGTATACCAGAAGTCGTGTGTTCTAGTCTGTCAACCATTTTGTCAGGGATATGCTCACTACAATGCTTAGCCTGATCGCCTTCCGCTGCGTCCGAGAATATGGAAGCTCTTGCTCAAAGTGGACAGCCTCCAGACAGAAGATTATCTACGCTGGGTGTCCATGGGCCCTTCTTCTGATAGTCACAAAAGTCAGTTTATACTCGGTTCAAGCTATCATGTGCGCGATACAGAAGCGGCTGACCATTCAGACAGTCAAAAACGACACATTCCGGACACTGGCGACTGATACTCAATTCAAGGGCAAAGTAAAAGAGGACATGTTGATAAGGTTGTTGGAAGCTTTTGTCTGGAAAATTACCTGCACGCATGCTTCGCATCTGCacattgaagaaggcgcTGATTGTAACTGTAGCGGCAGAGACAGCAAATGAATCCCAGCCATTCAAATACGTCCAAGGGATGAACGTCCTCTCTGCTCCCTTCCTGTTCACCCTGCCCTCTCAGCTCGAAGCTTTTCAGTGTTTCTCAACGTTCATCGAGAACGGTTGTCCACTCTACGTACAGCCGTCTTTGAAAGGTGTCCACAAGGGTCTTACCGTACGTTTATATACCTGCTTTTAGTAGGTATGAAGCGAAATATTTGTGGGCTGATCAAAAGTAGCTGCTGGATAGGTGTTTAGAGGTCGTTGACCCCGAGCTATATGATAGATTAGCGAGCAAGAACCTTAAAGCAGAGATTTATGCTTTCCCATGTACGtcctctctcatctcttttTAGAAGCTATGACTATCAGCAACTAATCACTATCATCTTTTTAGCAGTCATGACATTCTGCGCTTGTACTCCGCCCTTGGAAGAAGTCCTTCGCCTATGGGAGTACGTCCCTTTTATTCTTCTTATCTCAAATTCAGCTACTCAAGGATATTCATGCTGATGGCTTGTTGGGGATTCAGTTTCCTCTTGGCATTCGGCTTGCATCTCAACATACTCTGTGTTATTGCCCAATTATTGCTTATACGTCAAGACCTGATGGATTCACCCTCGTATGTTTTCTCATCACTTCACTTAttacttcctcctcatgCCATATATGCGGTGTTATTCAGCTAACGAATGATTAAATAATCAACCAGACCGATGAAAATCCTCCGAACATTCCCTTCGCTAGATGCACGGCCCGTCATCGGCGTGACCGTTGCCCTCGTAAAAGATATACCGGAAGAGCTGTACCGAGAACTGGTAGCTCATCCTTTCTCCTGTTAAATGGGAGCTAGTGGATGACAAAAAGAGCGCGAATGGATGGCGCTCCTTGAAAGGAACATATGGGTTCAGGGGAAATATTACATGCTCTTGGACATATCTGTGTTGTTTATACTTCTTTTGACGGACGCCTATCAACGATGTAATGACATGACGACCCCCAAATAGTTTTTCAAGCCCGGTGTACAATAACTTCATATCATACATCTAGATCTAAAGAAGATAGTAATCACTACaactttctccttcaaagcCTAAAATCCCTCCCAGCCCCATGTCCGTCTCCCAACCATATGTCCACATCCCTCTCTATGcttccctcccatccctccccttccatcaaccttctccccctccgCTCCCCTCCTTGCAGGACCCTCACAATCCGGGATCGTACAAAACACACAGGGCGCCCCAACACCTTCTTGTCTATCTTTGTAGAGCTGGGCATCTG
This window harbors:
- a CDS encoding ribonuclease P protein subunit RPR2, producing the protein MVNNGSSASTATQAKQPKQNSPKKQPQVPRQPAQPQILNKDLFQRINYTYQAAIYLQNLGIDAGPSTSTSDGDGDVQLVTDRKGKRRAVERAGDQGAFKKLARMGMRETKTMVVHNQLKLDPSLKRSICGVCSTVLIPGLTSRIRNRPNRNTFNKTNQTCLTCSTVLSIPSPPVAHHNNNPTESAVARDPDSLDGPVRAARRKKVAKRSKPAFHEYERRGEGKRGHVLWKGEEKVGRWGVCEPVEEPVREEIVQQ
- a CDS encoding histone-lysine N-methyltransferase SUV39H, which translates into the protein MPGARSEAGGVDNPLVLDSSDSDDNLSGLPLNGRVKRIDGNDRSYKKKSLTSMRKSTVVDLTLSDSDEAVESVNLLPGSSSTPDRAAQAGISDKQPSLRRRPRPFMSIADSSSPPENQNVISFLGNHSQEIGELPSPPLVEDRAAPNKMELGGENIAGQNNEANAAQAAVPVSGTPSLTLSSNRPQSVSGAQLVVASSSRSAINSPPRRTPSIPQQSPSSRATPCRSASIASSRSRPPTPPLPATQSTPVTVSRRLASPILSPVQAVSSAIISPTIPSIPSHASLSDPTILSPPSATSAPPNSPIPSTSTTVQTPAAALTYARPSTSAAPLPVMPISVTPATTSPAGPGPSALQSASEATKSSDQKESPRKTNSKQPSSPSSTHGRWTDTRLFHTPSNLSATSGKSSAASSRSKSRAPLSSRAAMSDNVAGPSKTTSVSSTHPPSRASPSSLPSQSQRQVHPRPPSRDGVGKREKKSKTLSSGTGQSTPSKFSLPTSDVASNQKNKSTGLNALPKKPSSTPTSSIPQRTSTLATAMAIRPFVRSPTPPSPQSSSEASRSIQTSRGAVKAAQNQDKIHPLSTALSISSHSREATTKATTLFHTTSSPPSPSQSTSAPTKSHVVWNAQKLGTTVLSSERIHLSRGKSQTSDSVVAPAASQTAASLSYPAGTSGGAREADKKAVETSFHAGPSSADFEAFVQPSTSAIAPTTVRPSVAPPEDAPVLKSGSIIHPLFRAASAIGDQNAFTKTEAVGDVLSQGSKGRASSPRITTTGAVSHLAPHVDLGSKIKPTAAPSLFASGVTTKNVDDQDSAQPQNQTPLPSAISVSSKKNHGSLSKESSIKSAASFISSSSTLGDSVSGLGRKSHHKSTQSMPQSPLPTTNTNNSSGIEVNSWLNPQPFGPSFAASHLSIHAKKKWKERERGKEREKEKVREKEKAEEENEQLRQRRIADLEKLSANLELYKRRMDVESRTRSIPRADGETRKRPPSPGISVSTDAEVRVVKRSKPTWAIAPEGGHVAPAMEKESANVNKKAADAIKINHQPASSYAPAFATPASPAKATRTPLSVTAGLGPPVNSSSSTSTPSLLSRSINLGILRDKPKDHMDDDDGDDSAGGLPVRKTGKNGAVEEQVEQVRLDLDDVSIHGSSPAAPLSIFTSRFRDVSITPSRIQKTLEESDNDVPIQRYAVKVNGKQKAQRSKDKSYGSESENDVPLNWPSRKGKGRTAPEPQDSSETQRDDDDVNLGSGDGEERPSDDDSIPVPPAPLFKDRTAHVRQPLQTLFKGGIVAKHSYQRPLAKASAVSPVPSANRPSPAPSAKADLLPQKRKRRLKKITSQQWQHIAQNSLSDVDDLLGESSKKRLSPENAEKLGADLSKLTRPRVFSIVSRSEPRTKREPIEEDNNEYFTDSDSHTSDVALFSQHPDPPPPPERIREAKRNFDTRNIDPWNRQKHTFRSNPALHRAIFEAYIMQSTSMEESGGDDIKVTNDVDADGGPPDFEFVYSDTMLYPDGIPPPELGLGCDCDGPCDPDSETCTCVKRQELYFYDLGLKGFAYDENGKIRENSASIWECNELCGCPPECMNRVIQRGRARDTGIEIFKTKEKGWGIRARSFIPSGTYIGSYTGELIREAESERRGVTYTAIGRTYVFDLDGWQIRHPPKGLEKIDKRAAELAEAVKMRARAAMRESQEDAYNAYSVDAFHYGNFTRYFNHSCDPNLAITQAYVKDFHPERPLLVIFTRRDIKKHEELCISYKGIPDDDDIPSPEPVKKKKGGKGKKQMSKTSASAHPPEMTALNSDKGLVEVKDICRCGAKNCDGRMFNYGP